The following coding sequences lie in one Deltaproteobacteria bacterium genomic window:
- a CDS encoding glycosyltransferase family 2 protein — MARPPLVSILLPAFNAAATLPACLRSVQRQAEPGWQCVIVDDGSGDGTLACARHFAARDERFEVIPAPHLGLVSALNTGLAHCRGRYVARMDADDVMHRERLAVQVRALEATPELAAVGCHVRLFPRDGLRAGRRAYERWLNNIDSAHRVREEAFVECPIVHPTLVIRRELLVEFGYRDAGWPEDYDLLLRLLAAGYEISVVPRRLLCWRDRPARLSRTSPVYGLDRFAPCKAAFLAAQFLAGHDTYILWGYGDTGRALRRALLAHGKRPSHIVEVHAGRLGNRIHGAAVISPQALAALHGHRLIASVAGAQPRRQIRQALQAMGFCELHDFVCAA, encoded by the coding sequence ATGGCGCGCCCGCCGCTGGTGTCGATTCTGCTGCCGGCCTTCAACGCGGCTGCAACCTTGCCGGCTTGTCTGCGCAGCGTACAGCGGCAGGCGGAGCCGGGCTGGCAGTGCGTGATCGTCGACGACGGTTCAGGCGATGGCACGCTCGCCTGCGCCCGTCACTTCGCCGCGCGTGATGAGCGCTTCGAGGTAATTCCGGCACCGCATCTAGGGTTGGTGTCGGCACTGAACACCGGCCTGGCGCATTGCCGGGGGCGCTACGTTGCCAGAATGGATGCCGACGACGTGATGCACCGCGAGCGCCTGGCGGTGCAGGTGCGGGCGCTGGAGGCGACGCCGGAATTGGCCGCCGTCGGCTGTCACGTGCGGCTATTCCCGCGCGACGGCTTGCGCGCTGGCCGGCGCGCCTACGAGCGCTGGCTGAACAACATCGATTCCGCGCATCGGGTGCGCGAAGAGGCGTTCGTCGAATGCCCGATAGTTCATCCAACGCTGGTGATCCGGCGCGAGTTGCTTGTCGAATTCGGTTACCGTGATGCGGGCTGGCCGGAAGACTACGACCTGCTGTTACGCTTGTTGGCCGCCGGCTACGAAATCAGCGTGGTGCCGCGCCGGCTGCTCTGCTGGCGCGATCGCCCGGCAAGGCTATCGCGCACCAGTCCGGTCTACGGCCTGGATCGCTTCGCGCCGTGCAAAGCGGCGTTTCTTGCCGCGCAGTTCCTCGCCGGGCACGACACTTATATTCTCTGGGGCTATGGCGACACCGGCCGGGCGCTGCGGCGCGCGTTGCTGGCACACGGCAAGCGGCCTTCGCACATCGTCGAGGTACATGCCGGCCGCTTGGGCAACCGAATTCACGGCGCTGCGGTGATCAGCCCGCAAGCGCTGGCAGCGCTGCACGGCCACCGCCTGATCGCCTCGGTGGCCGGGGCACAACCGCGCCGGCAGATTCGGCAAGCACTGCAGGCGATGGGCTTTTGCGAACTACACGACTTCGTCTGCGCGGCGTGA